The genomic interval GATGTGCCGCAGGCGGCCCTGATTCAGACCCTCAACGCCTTCATGGAGCCCTGACATGTCCGCCCGCAACCAGTCCACCACCGAGATCGCCGAGGAAATGGAGCAGCGCCTGCGTATGAACCCGCAAGGCTGTCGGCGCATCGGCAATTTTGGCTTCATAGAGCTCGAGGACAGTTGGGGCGACGAGGCCACCATTCTCAACACCGCCCGAATCAGCACCACCAACAATCGCCTGCATTCCGTGGCGGATTTCAGCGATCGCGACCGCCGCCTGCTCTATCAGCTGCTGCGCGATCAGCACGGCACGCCCTTCGAGACCGTCTATTTTCGCTTCCGCTTCATCGCACCCATCTTCGTGCTGCGGCAATGGGTCAAACACCGCATGTCCAGCTGGAACGAGTTCTCCATGCGTTATCGCAAGCCCATCTCCGAAGCCTATGTGCCGGACCTTGCGGCGCGTAGCGTGGACGGTTTTGCGGTGCTGGATGGCACGGCCATGGCCGAGTACAGTGCCCTGATGGAGCAGCTTTTCCAGTGGTACGAGGCCCAGTACGACAAGGCCTGCGCACGCATCGAACTGGCCCGCGCGGAAGGCCTCCTGCCACCCAAGCAGGGCGGCCGCGATCCCTACCGCGGACGGGCGCGTGAACTTTTGCGCAATGTTCTGCCCGTGGCCACCTACTCCGACGTCTACTGGACCGTGAATTTTCGCAGTCTCATGAACTTTTTCCGCCTGCGCCGTAAGCCCGATGCGCAGTACGAGATCCGCGAGTACGCCGATGCCGCCTACGCGCTTTTTGCGGCACGCTATCCCCTTTTGAGCGAGACCATGGAAAGCGTCCTCAGGGAGCAGGAGCAGCATCTCGCGAGCGAGGCGCCGTGAGCACGGATGGTGGGCCCGCGCCGCGGCGGGCGCCCTATGCCGCACGGCCGCAGCCACAGGGAGGGCGACGCTATCGCGAGGAGCCACCCACGGGCGGTCGTAGCGACTACCAGAGGGACCGCGATCGGGTCATCCATTCCACGGCGTTCCGCCGGCTGGAATACAAGACCCAGGTCTTCGTCAACCATGAGGGCGACCTCTACCGGACGCGCCTGACGCACAGTCTGGAGGTGGGCCAGGTGGGCCGCTCGGTGGCGCGCCAGCTCGGCCTGGACGAAGATCTGGTGGAGGCCATCGCCCTCGCCCACGACCTTGGCCACACCCCTTTTGGCCACGCGGGCCAGGATGCGCTCAATGGCTGCATGGGCGACTATGGCGGTTTCGACCACAACATCCAGTCGCTGCGGGTGGTGGACGTGCTGGAACGGCGCTACGGCGATTTTCCTGGCCTCAACCTGAGCTTTGAGACCCGGGAAGGGATCCTCAAGCACTGCAGCAAGGCACGGGCGGAAAAGCTCGGGGACGTGGGTCGACGCTTTCTGGAGGGCACCCAACCCAGTCTCGAGGCGCAGATCACCAACCTTGCCGACGAAATCGCCTACAACAACCACGACATCGATGACGGCCTGCGCGCTGGCCTCATCGACCTCGAGGAACTCTGTGCGGCCACGCTCTTCGGCGATATTTTTCGCGAAGTCCAGGCGCGTTACCCCCATGCCGACGCCAAGATCCTGCGCCACGAGAC from Acidithiobacillus caldus ATCC 51756 carries:
- the thyX gene encoding FAD-dependent thymidylate synthase, with product MSARNQSTTEIAEEMEQRLRMNPQGCRRIGNFGFIELEDSWGDEATILNTARISTTNNRLHSVADFSDRDRRLLYQLLRDQHGTPFETVYFRFRFIAPIFVLRQWVKHRMSSWNEFSMRYRKPISEAYVPDLAARSVDGFAVLDGTAMAEYSALMEQLFQWYEAQYDKACARIELARAEGLLPPKQGGRDPYRGRARELLRNVLPVATYSDVYWTVNFRSLMNFFRLRRKPDAQYEIREYADAAYALFAARYPLLSETMESVLREQEQHLASEAP
- a CDS encoding deoxyguanosinetriphosphate triphosphohydrolase; protein product: MSTDGGPAPRRAPYAARPQPQGGRRYREEPPTGGRSDYQRDRDRVIHSTAFRRLEYKTQVFVNHEGDLYRTRLTHSLEVGQVGRSVARQLGLDEDLVEAIALAHDLGHTPFGHAGQDALNGCMGDYGGFDHNIQSLRVVDVLERRYGDFPGLNLSFETREGILKHCSKARAEKLGDVGRRFLEGTQPSLEAQITNLADEIAYNNHDIDDGLRAGLIDLEELCAATLFGDIFREVQARYPHADAKILRHETGRRLINTFIMDLVHTTRARVAQAQVQNLQELRALSAPLAAHSAPMAESIRQLKAFLMRRLYRHPQVHRQAEKAKRLVRDLFTAFFSDPRLLPLDHQARLLEDDSPSRRARVVADYVAGMTDRYAIAEHARLFDPRFGTDTP